The following coding sequences lie in one Primulina huaijiensis isolate GDHJ02 chromosome 2, ASM1229523v2, whole genome shotgun sequence genomic window:
- the LOC140967637 gene encoding uncharacterized protein — protein MELRIRCNRCVEIPSLPRFKLNLVLICAKVLLVLLLLDGVYSANKDFTLHRQGPDQGKENIKSHSCIHDQIIQQRKKPGRKVYSVSAQLYDKADNSNSLHSRGRALLGLSESGKHQNDAKQPIRIYLNYDAVGHSSDRDCRNAGDIVKLGEPTGASISGAPSCNPHGDPRVYGDCWYNCTLDDIAGDDKKYRLRKALGQTADWFSRALSVEPVKGNLRLSGYSACGQDGGVQLPREYVEEGVANADLVLFVTTRPTTGNTLAWAVACERDQWGRAIAGHVNVAPRHLTAEAETLLSATLIHEVVHVLGFDPHAFAHFRDERKRRRGRVIDLAMDEKLGRIVTRVVLPRVIMHSRHHYGAFSANFTGLELEDGGGRGTSGSHWEKRLLMNEIMTGSVDTRSVVSNMTLALLEDSGWYRANYSMADHLDWGHNQGIEFITSPCSRWKGAYHCNSTQFSGCTYNREAEGYCPIVNYSGDLPQWARYFPQANKGGQSSLADYCTYFVAYSDGSCMDTNSARAPDRMLGEVRGSNSRCMASSLVRSGFVRGSTIQGNGCYQHRCMNNSLEVAVDGVWKTCSEAGGPVQFPGFSGELICPAYHELCNVDPFPVFGWCPNSCNFNGDCIDSRCHCFLGFEGYDCSERTCPNNCGGHGKCLDSGVCYCENGFTGTDCTTAICDEQCSLHGGVCDDGVCEFRCSDYAGYKCQNSSTLLPSLSVCKDVLEKDVLGQHCAPSELSILQQLEEVVVMPNYHRLFPGGPRKFLNYIRGRDCDGAAKRLSCWISIQMCDKDGDNRLRVCHSACQSYNLACGASLDCLDQTLFSNEDHGEGLCTGWGELNSWL, from the exons ATGGAGTTAAGGATTCGGTGTAACCGATGTGTCGAGATTCCTTCGCTTCCAAGATTTAAACTGAATTTGGTTCTCATTTGTGCCAAG GTTCTATTGGTATTGTTGTTGCTGGATGGTGTTTATTCAGCCAACAAAGATTTTACATTGCACAGGCAAGGACCTGATCAGGGCAAGGAGAACATAAAATCACATTCTTGTATTCACGATCAGATTATCCAGCAAAGGAAGAAACCTGGTCGTAAAGTTTATTCGGTTTCAGCCCAGCTTTATGACAAAGCTGATAATTCCAATTCACTTCACAGTAGGGGAAGGGCATTGCTCGGTCTATCTGAATCAGGGAAGCATCAGAATGATGCTAAGCAACCCATtaggatttatttaaattatgatgCTGTTGGTCATTCATCAGATAGAGACTGCCGAAATGCGGGGGATATTGTTAAG CTTGGGGAACCAACTGGTGCTTCTATTTCTGGGGCACCTTCTTGTAACCCTCATGGCGATCCTCGGGTGTATGGGGACTGCTGGTATAATTGTACGCTAGACGACATAGCTGGAGATGACAAAAAGTATCGCCTTCGCAAG gCTCTTGGGCAAACAGCAGATTGGTTCAGTAGAGCCTTATCTGTTGAGCCTGTGAAGGGGAATTTACGTTTGAGTGGATATTCTGCTTGTGGACAAGATGGAGGCGTGCAGCTTCCAAGGGAATACGTGGAAG aGGGAGTTGCTAATGCGGATTTGGTTCTTTTCGTCACAACCAGACCAACAACAGGCAATACTCTTGCATGGGCAGTGGCATGTGAACGTGACCAATGGGGTCGTGCTATTGCTG GGCATGTAAATGTTGCACCTCGCCACTTGACTGCTGAAGCCGAAACTTTACTATCGGCCACTCTAATCCATGAG GTTGTGCATGTGCTTGGATTTGATCCCCATGCCTTCGCTCATTTCCGCGATGAGAGGAAAAGGAGGCGAGGTCGG GTTATTGATCTAGCTATGGATGAAAAACTTGGACGGATAGTAACAAGGGTGGTACTTCCTCGAGTCATCATGCACTCACGTCATCACTATGGG GCTTTCTCAGCGAATTTCACGGGATTGGAGCTTGAAGATGGTGGTGGGCGCGGCACGTCAG GTTCCCATTGGGAGAAAAGACTTTTGATGAATGAAATTATGACCGGCTCGGTAGATACAAGATCAGTAGTTTCAAACATGACCCTTGCTTTGCTTGAGGATAGTGGATGGTACCGAGCAAATTACAGCATGGCAGATCACCTTGACTGGGGTCACAACCAAGGAATTGAGTTTATTACCTCACCTTGCAGCCGTTGGAAGGGTGCGTATCACTGCAACTCAACGCAGTTTTCTGGATGTACATATAACAGAGAAGCCGAAGGATACTGTCCTATAGTAAATTACAGTGGGGATCTTCCCCAATGGGCCCGCTACTTTCCACAGGCCAACAAAG GTGGTCAGTCGTCATTGGCTGATTATTGCACTTATTTTGTAGCATACTCTGATGGGTCATGTATGGACACTAACAGTGCCCGGGCACCAGACAGGATGTTAGGTGAAGTCCGGGGAAGTAATTCAAG ATGTATGGCTTCATCGTTAGTGCGCAGTGGGTTTGTCAGGGGATCCACGATCCAAGGCAATGGTTGTTATCAGCACCGGTGTATGAACAATTCACTGGAG GTTGCCGTTGATGGTGTTTGGAAAACATGTTCTGAGGCTGGTGGACCTGTTCAATTTCCAGGCTTCAGTG GTGAACTGATCTGCCCAGCATACCACGAGCTTTGCAATGTCGATCCATTTCCTGTCTTTGGTTGGTGTCCTAATTCATGTAATTTTAATGGCGATtgcattgattcgcgatgccaTTGCTTTTTGGGGTTTGAGGGTTATGATTGTAGCGAAC GTACTTGCCCTAACAACTGTGGTGGTCATGGCAAGTGCCTTGATAGTGGTGTGTGCTATTGTGAAAACGGGTTCACTGGGACTGACTGTACTACAG CCATTTGCGATGAACAGTGCAGTCTACATGGTGGGGTCTGTGACGATGGTGTCTGTGAGTTCCGATGCTCAGATTATGCAGGCTACAAGTGCCAGAATAGCTCCACGCTTCTCCCCAGCCTCTCAGTATGCAAAGATGTGTTGGAGAAAGATGTGTTGGGGCAACATTGCGCGCCTAGTGAGTTGAGTATCTTGCAGCAGCTCGAAGAAGTAGTTGTGATGCCGAATTACCATAGGTTGTTCCCGGGAGGTCCTCGaaaatttctaaattatatTAGAGGCCGAGACTGTGATGGAGCTGCTAAACGATTGTCCTGTTGG ATATCTATCCAAATGTGTGACAAAGATGGCGACAATCGTCTACGTGTATGTCATTCGGCATGCCAATCTTATAACCTAGCATGCGGCGCATCACTTGATTGCTTGGACCAGACCCTCTTCAGCAACGAGGACCATGGTGAAGGTCTGTGCACTGGATGGGGCGAATTGAATTCATGGTTGTGA